The following are from one region of the Rhodospirillaceae bacterium genome:
- a CDS encoding protein meaA, with the protein MNDTAPTDRKDADRPQRDRPWIMRTYSGHSSAAASNALYRTNLAKGQTGLSVAFDLPTQTGYDADDPLARGEVGKVGVPVSHLGDMETLFRDIPLARMNTSMTINATAPWLLALYIAAAERQGATRAELTGTTQNDIVKEYLSRGTYIFPPEPSMRLTADVIAFTCREAPKWNPVNVCSYHLQEAGATPVQELAYALATAVAVLDRVRDAVPAADFPAAVGRISFFVNAGLRFVTEICKMRAFTELWDEICEARYGVEDPKLRRFRYGVQVNSLGLTEQQPENNVYRILLEALAVTLSKGARARAVQLPAWNEALGLPRPWDQQWSLRLQQILAYETDLLEYGDIFDGSAEIAGKVAELKREAAAEMARIEAMGGAVAAVESGYMKQRLVASNARRVAAIEAGEQTVVGVNRWTESAPSPLTEGAGDESGEGNGDGGFLAVDPAAEAAQIENLAEWRAARDEAAAQAAIADLERVVREGGNVMEPSIACAHAGVTTGEWGGALRGIFGLYRAPTGVGAAPAVRPASDDGAAALDAVRGRVKALSRRLGRRPKMLVGKPGLDGHSNGAEQIAVKARDCGIEVVYEGIRLTPAQIANAASQEDVHIVGLSILSGSHAALVGDVVAQLADQGLGDVPVVVGGIIPPADAQALKAAGVAAVYTPKDFDLTAIIGEIVGIVERGTRAAA; encoded by the coding sequence ATGAACGACACAGCACCGACCGACCGGAAAGACGCGGACCGCCCCCAAAGGGACCGTCCCTGGATCATGCGGACCTATTCGGGCCACTCCTCGGCCGCGGCGTCGAACGCGCTGTACCGGACCAACCTGGCCAAGGGGCAGACCGGCCTGTCGGTCGCCTTCGACCTGCCGACCCAGACCGGCTACGACGCCGACGATCCGCTGGCGCGCGGCGAGGTCGGCAAGGTCGGCGTGCCGGTGTCCCATCTCGGCGACATGGAAACCCTGTTCCGCGATATCCCGCTCGCCCGGATGAACACGTCGATGACGATCAACGCGACGGCGCCCTGGCTGCTCGCCCTCTATATCGCGGCGGCCGAGCGGCAGGGCGCGACGCGGGCGGAGCTGACCGGCACGACGCAGAACGACATCGTCAAGGAATATCTCTCCCGCGGCACCTACATCTTTCCGCCCGAACCCTCGATGCGGCTGACCGCCGACGTGATCGCCTTCACCTGCCGCGAGGCGCCGAAATGGAACCCGGTCAACGTCTGCAGCTACCATCTGCAGGAGGCCGGGGCGACGCCGGTGCAGGAGCTGGCCTACGCGCTCGCCACCGCCGTCGCGGTGCTCGACCGGGTGCGCGATGCGGTGCCGGCGGCGGATTTTCCCGCCGCGGTCGGCCGGATCAGCTTCTTCGTCAACGCCGGGCTGCGCTTCGTCACCGAAATCTGCAAGATGCGCGCCTTCACCGAGCTGTGGGACGAAATCTGCGAGGCGCGCTACGGCGTCGAGGATCCGAAGCTGCGCCGCTTCCGCTATGGCGTCCAGGTCAATTCCCTCGGCCTGACCGAGCAGCAGCCGGAGAACAATGTCTACCGCATCCTGCTCGAGGCGCTCGCCGTCACACTGTCGAAAGGGGCGCGGGCGCGGGCGGTGCAGCTGCCGGCCTGGAACGAGGCGCTCGGCCTGCCCCGGCCGTGGGACCAGCAATGGTCGCTGCGCCTGCAGCAGATCCTCGCCTACGAAACCGACCTGCTGGAGTACGGCGACATATTCGACGGCTCGGCCGAGATCGCCGGCAAGGTCGCCGAACTGAAACGCGAGGCGGCGGCGGAGATGGCGCGGATCGAGGCGATGGGCGGTGCGGTGGCCGCGGTCGAGTCCGGCTACATGAAGCAGCGGCTCGTCGCCTCCAACGCCCGCCGGGTCGCGGCGATCGAGGCCGGCGAGCAGACCGTCGTCGGCGTCAACCGCTGGACCGAGAGTGCGCCGTCGCCGCTCACCGAAGGCGCCGGGGACGAGAGCGGGGAAGGCAACGGCGACGGCGGCTTCCTCGCCGTCGATCCGGCGGCCGAGGCGGCGCAGATCGAAAATTTGGCTGAATGGCGCGCGGCGCGGGACGAGGCGGCGGCACAGGCGGCAATCGCCGATCTGGAGCGCGTCGTCCGCGAGGGCGGCAACGTCATGGAACCGTCGATCGCCTGCGCCCATGCCGGCGTCACCACTGGCGAATGGGGCGGGGCGCTGCGCGGCATCTTCGGGCTTTACCGCGCGCCCACCGGCGTCGGCGCGGCCCCGGCGGTGCGGCCGGCCTCGGACGATGGCGCTGCCGCGTTGGACGCCGTGCGCGGCCGGGTCAAGGCCCTGTCCCGGCGGCTCGGCCGGCGGCCCAAGATGCTGGTCGGCAAGCCGGGGCTGGACGGCCATTCCAACGGCGCCGAGCAGATCGCCGTCAAGGCGCGGGACTGCGGCATCGAGGTGGTCTACGAGGGCATCCGCCTGACCCCGGCGCAGATCGCCAACGCCGCCTCGCAGGAGGACGTGCACATCGTCGGCCTGTCGATCCTGTCGGGCAGCCACGCCGCGCTGGTCGGCGATGTCGTGGCGCAGCTGGCGGACCAGGGCCTGGGCGACGTGCCGGTCGTCGTCGGCGGCATCATCCCGCCGGCCGACGCGCAGGCGCTGAAGGCCGCCGGCGTCGCCGCCGTCTACACGCCGAAGGATTTCGACCTGACGGCCATTATCGGCGAGATCGTCGGGATCGTGGAACGGGGGACGCGGGCGGCGGCGTAG
- a CDS encoding lytic murein transglycosylase: MRHILTAALAASLTFAIAAPGHAAGFPACVDGLKRAAGKAGIRKSVVRRALDIAEPDARVLRLSTVQPERRIPIWDYLAFVVDDQRVREGKAAMRRHAAALRRAEKRFGVNRHVIAAIWGVETDYGKTAGRNFLPHALATLTCRGGRREAFWRRELLAALRIVDAGDLPLAKLYGSWAGAFGQTQFMPSTYRRLAVDFDGDGRKDLVSSVPDALGSAANYLRRAGWRTGVPRIIEVRVPGNYRGPEGRKRKASLDEWAARGAKRMDKRRLKGKLRAGLLRPAGADGPAFLTFRNFDALYAYNHAESYALAVAHLADRLAGRGRFRAAWPTDDPGLSRIERKRLQELLIAKGYNPGEPDGKIGPKSRAAIREAERDFGLPVTGRAARRIYRALGGK; this comes from the coding sequence ATGCGCCATATCCTTACGGCAGCGCTTGCCGCCTCGCTTACCTTCGCGATTGCTGCGCCGGGCCATGCCGCCGGTTTCCCGGCCTGCGTCGACGGCCTGAAGCGGGCCGCCGGCAAGGCCGGCATCCGGAAGTCGGTGGTGCGCAGGGCGCTCGACATTGCCGAACCGGACGCGCGGGTGCTGCGCCTGTCGACGGTGCAGCCGGAACGCCGCATCCCGATCTGGGACTACCTGGCCTTCGTGGTCGACGACCAGCGGGTCCGCGAGGGCAAGGCGGCAATGCGCCGGCACGCCGCCGCGCTGCGCCGGGCGGAGAAGCGCTTCGGCGTGAACCGCCACGTCATCGCCGCGATCTGGGGCGTCGAGACCGACTACGGCAAGACCGCGGGCCGGAACTTCCTGCCCCATGCGCTCGCGACCCTGACCTGCCGCGGCGGCCGGCGCGAAGCCTTCTGGCGGCGGGAATTGCTGGCGGCGCTGAGGATCGTCGATGCCGGAGACCTGCCGCTCGCCAAGCTTTACGGCTCCTGGGCCGGCGCGTTCGGCCAGACCCAGTTCATGCCGTCGACCTACCGGCGCCTGGCGGTCGATTTCGACGGCGATGGCCGCAAGGACCTGGTGAGTTCTGTGCCCGACGCGCTCGGCTCGGCCGCCAACTATCTGCGCCGCGCCGGCTGGCGCACCGGGGTGCCGCGCATCATCGAAGTACGCGTTCCCGGCAATTATCGCGGCCCGGAAGGGCGGAAGCGCAAGGCGTCGCTGGACGAGTGGGCAGCGCGGGGTGCCAAGCGGATGGACAAGCGGCGCCTCAAGGGCAAGCTGCGCGCCGGACTGCTGCGCCCGGCCGGCGCGGACGGCCCGGCTTTCCTGACCTTCCGCAACTTCGACGCGCTGTACGCGTACAACCACGCAGAATCGTACGCGCTGGCGGTGGCGCACCTCGCCGACCGCCTCGCCGGGCGCGGCCGGTTCCGCGCGGCCTGGCCGACCGACGACCCCGGCCTGTCGCGCATCGAGCGCAAGCGGCTCCAGGAACTGCTGATCGCCAAAGGCTATAACCCCGGCGAACCGGACGGCAAGATCGGCCCGAAGAGCCGCGCCGCGATCCGCGAGGCCGAGCGCGATTTCGGCCTGCCCGTCACCGGCCGGGCCGCCCGGCGAATCTACCGGGCGCTCGGCGGGAAGTAG
- a CDS encoding GyrI-like domain-containing protein — protein sequence MTPTFTTRSDIRIVGLAQPFRRGGELDGPEVWRRFRPYIGRIPNRVGSHTLGLNEVVDMAAGELVYAPAVEVSGFGGLPDDLAGPDKLVTKTLEGGRFAVFAVPLSGGDIGAEFRSAYDFIYGQWAEQDDVRLRAYYDFEYYDARFDPETLSGEASIWVPVT from the coding sequence TTGACCCCCACCTTCACCACCCGCTCCGACATCCGCATCGTCGGCCTGGCGCAGCCGTTCCGGCGGGGCGGGGAGTTGGACGGGCCGGAGGTATGGCGGCGGTTCCGGCCGTATATCGGGCGGATTCCGAACCGGGTCGGGTCGCACACCCTGGGGCTGAACGAAGTCGTCGACATGGCGGCCGGCGAGCTGGTCTATGCGCCGGCGGTGGAAGTGAGCGGCTTCGGCGGTCTGCCGGACGACCTCGCCGGCCCCGATAAACTGGTCACGAAAACGCTCGAAGGCGGGCGCTTCGCGGTGTTCGCCGTGCCGCTATCCGGCGGCGATATCGGCGCCGAATTCCGCAGCGCGTACGATTTCATCTACGGCCAGTGGGCGGAGCAGGACGATGTCCGCCTGCGGGCATACTATGATTTCGAATATTACGACGCGCGTTTCGACCCGGAAACGCTCAGCGGCGAGGCCTCGATCTGGGTGCCGGTGACGTAA
- a CDS encoding CapA family protein produces MTATGDGIAFRGGAEASELITVAAVGDVLLHDAVQKFAATRKDGYLSLFRPVADLILGADIAFANLEGPAAAGITKTGRTTAPPDRLWDGWVYSGYPMFNYHPSVLGALKKAGFDVLLTANNHALDRYAVGADRTIDAIAAAGLKHTGTRKRGGDGQPWYAVSETDRSDRTRRIAWLGCTYGTNGIPDRDGQVLRCYRDRARVLGIIAGLARRDDIDAVILAPHWGAEYEHEPEPRQRALAAAAIEAGAAAVIGTHPHVMQPVEKHVAKDGREGLIAYSLGNFVSNQISLARRSSLILLLGLAPDSRPASAGKLRVAAFGWIPIWVRNRDGRMQVEAIDRAGPEAQRHLDHLNGHLPPANRLPASPAYWRQNACGPAHRQDRVPEEY; encoded by the coding sequence ATGACCGCAACCGGGGACGGGATCGCCTTCCGTGGCGGGGCGGAGGCTTCGGAGCTCATTACCGTCGCGGCGGTCGGCGACGTGCTGTTGCACGATGCGGTGCAGAAGTTCGCCGCGACGCGGAAAGACGGCTATCTCAGCCTGTTCCGCCCGGTCGCCGACCTGATCCTGGGCGCCGATATCGCCTTCGCCAACCTGGAGGGCCCCGCCGCGGCCGGGATCACCAAGACCGGGCGCACGACCGCCCCGCCGGACCGGCTTTGGGATGGCTGGGTCTACAGCGGCTATCCGATGTTCAACTATCACCCGTCGGTGCTGGGCGCGCTGAAGAAGGCGGGTTTCGACGTTCTGCTGACCGCCAACAACCATGCGCTCGACCGCTACGCCGTCGGCGCCGACCGGACGATCGACGCCATCGCGGCGGCAGGGCTGAAACACACCGGCACGCGCAAGCGGGGCGGGGACGGTCAGCCCTGGTATGCGGTTTCGGAGACCGACAGGTCGGACCGGACGCGGCGGATCGCCTGGCTCGGCTGCACCTACGGCACCAACGGCATCCCGGACCGGGACGGCCAGGTGCTGCGCTGCTACCGCGACCGGGCACGGGTGCTCGGCATCATCGCGGGACTCGCCCGGCGCGACGATATCGACGCCGTGATCCTTGCGCCGCACTGGGGCGCCGAATACGAACACGAGCCCGAGCCGCGCCAGCGTGCGCTTGCCGCTGCCGCCATCGAGGCCGGCGCCGCCGCCGTGATCGGCACCCATCCCCATGTCATGCAGCCGGTCGAGAAGCATGTCGCGAAGGACGGCCGCGAAGGCCTGATCGCCTATTCGCTCGGCAACTTCGTCTCCAACCAGATCAGCCTGGCGCGGCGCAGCTCGCTGATCCTGCTGCTCGGCCTCGCGCCGGACTCGCGGCCGGCTTCGGCGGGCAAGCTGCGGGTCGCCGCCTTCGGCTGGATCCCGATTTGGGTGCGCAACCGGGACGGCCGGATGCAGGTCGAGGCCATCGACCGGGCCGGGCCCGAGGCGCAGCGCCATCTCGACCATCTGAACGGGCACCTGCCGCCGGCCAACCGGTTGCCGGCAAGCCCGGCTTACTGGCGGCAAAATGCCTGCGGCCCGGCCCATCGACAGGACCGGGTGCCAGAAGAATATTGA
- a CDS encoding effector binding domain-containing protein, producing MDITFATRGDLIAVGLAQPFRRGEGLDGPAVWRRFAPYIGQIPDRIGLHTLGINEVVDMAAGDLIYAPAVEVSQIGNLPDALFGREKPYWKVLEGGRFAIFTVRLAGGDVAAEFRNAYDHIYGTWVPESGAELRAWYDFEYYDDRFDPETFTGDVSIWVPVR from the coding sequence TTGGACATCACATTCGCAACCCGCGGCGACCTCATCGCCGTTGGACTGGCACAACCGTTCCGCCGGGGCGAGGGGCTGGACGGACCGGCGGTCTGGCGGCGCTTCGCGCCGTATATCGGGCAAATTCCCGACCGCATCGGCCTTCATACCCTCGGCATCAACGAAGTGGTGGACATGGCGGCCGGCGACCTGATCTACGCGCCGGCCGTCGAGGTCAGCCAGATCGGCAACCTGCCGGACGCCTTGTTCGGTCGGGAAAAACCGTATTGGAAGGTGCTGGAAGGCGGCCGGTTCGCGATCTTCACCGTCCGGCTCGCCGGCGGCGACGTCGCCGCCGAATTCCGCAACGCCTACGACCATATCTACGGGACCTGGGTGCCGGAGAGCGGCGCCGAACTGCGGGCCTGGTACGATTTCGAATACTACGACGACCGTTTCGACCCGGAGACCTTCACCGGCGACGTCTCGATCTGGGTGCCGGTGCGGTAG
- the ccrA gene encoding crotonyl-CoA carboxylase/reductase, producing MSGASPVVELAEHQEPANPLLRGEKKDLYEVGEIPPLGHVPKQMYAWAIRRERHGEPETAMQVEVVDIPEPDSREVLVFVMAAGVNYNGIWASLGTPVSPFDIHKAPFHIAGSDASGIVWAVGEKVRNWKVGDEVVIHCNQDDGDDEECNGGDPMFSTSQRIWGYETPDGSFAQFTCVQAQQLMHRPKHLTWEESACYTLTLATTWRMLFGHRPHILRPGHNVLVWGASGGLGSFAVQLCAATGANAIGVISDEDKREFVMSLGARGVINRKEFDCWGQLPEVGTDAYRAWFGEVRKFGKAIWDITGKGNNVDFVFEHPGEATFPVSTFVVKRGGMVVFCAGTTGYNITFDARYVWMHQKRIQGSHFAHLKQAAQANRLVIERRIDPCMSEVFAWEDIPEAHMKMRRNEHKPGNMAVLVSSKRPGLRTIEDAIEE from the coding sequence ATGAGCGGAGCCTCTCCCGTGGTCGAACTGGCCGAGCACCAGGAACCGGCCAACCCGCTGCTGCGCGGCGAGAAGAAGGATCTCTACGAGGTCGGCGAGATTCCGCCGCTCGGCCATGTGCCGAAGCAGATGTACGCCTGGGCGATCCGACGCGAGCGGCACGGCGAGCCGGAGACGGCGATGCAGGTCGAGGTCGTCGACATCCCGGAGCCGGACAGCCGCGAGGTGCTGGTCTTCGTCATGGCCGCCGGCGTCAACTACAACGGCATCTGGGCCTCGCTCGGCACGCCGGTCTCGCCCTTCGACATCCACAAGGCGCCGTTCCACATCGCCGGGTCCGACGCTAGCGGCATCGTCTGGGCGGTCGGCGAGAAGGTGCGCAACTGGAAGGTCGGCGACGAGGTCGTCATCCACTGCAACCAGGACGACGGCGACGACGAGGAATGCAACGGCGGCGACCCGATGTTCTCGACCTCCCAGCGCATCTGGGGCTACGAGACGCCGGACGGCTCCTTCGCCCAGTTCACCTGCGTCCAGGCCCAGCAGCTCATGCACCGGCCGAAGCACCTGACCTGGGAGGAGAGCGCCTGCTACACGCTCACCCTGGCGACGACCTGGCGGATGCTGTTCGGCCACCGGCCGCACATATTGCGGCCCGGCCACAACGTGCTGGTCTGGGGCGCCTCGGGCGGCCTCGGCTCCTTCGCCGTGCAGCTCTGCGCCGCGACCGGGGCCAACGCGATCGGCGTGATCTCGGACGAGGACAAGCGCGAGTTCGTCATGTCGCTGGGCGCGCGCGGCGTCATCAACCGCAAGGAGTTCGACTGCTGGGGCCAGCTGCCCGAGGTCGGCACCGACGCCTACCGCGCCTGGTTCGGCGAGGTCCGCAAGTTCGGCAAGGCGATCTGGGACATCACCGGCAAGGGCAACAATGTCGATTTCGTCTTCGAGCATCCGGGCGAGGCGACCTTCCCGGTCTCGACCTTCGTGGTGAAACGCGGCGGCATGGTCGTCTTCTGCGCCGGCACCACGGGCTACAACATCACCTTCGACGCGCGCTATGTCTGGATGCACCAAAAGCGCATCCAGGGCAGCCATTTCGCCCATCTCAAGCAGGCGGCCCAGGCCAACCGACTGGTGATAGAACGGCGCATCGACCCGTGCATGTCCGAGGTCTTCGCTTGGGAGGACATCCCCGAAGCCCACATGAAGATGCGCCGCAACGAGCACAAGCCCGGCAACATGGCCGTGCTGGTGAGCAGCAAGCGCCCCGGCCTGCGCACGATAGAGGACGCGATCGAGGAGTAG
- a CDS encoding enoyl-ACP reductase, which translates to MPQGAADRIERTGDLMAGRRGLVMGVANERSLAWGIARAAVSQGAEIAFTYQDIEAIARRAAPLCESTGSPIVMPADVADPAAMDALFDRIGSLWGGLDFAVHSLAFSDRQELAGRYIDTSRDNFRQTLEISAYSFTDLARRAEPLMTASGDGGGDGGGDGGGALLTLTFDGSNRVFRSYNVMGVAKAALEASVRYLANDLGGAGIRVNALSAGPMRTLAGAGVGDARYLYQWVERNAALRRNPTLEEVGNTGLYLISPLSAGVSGEVHHVDCGYNVIGMGVVD; encoded by the coding sequence ATGCCGCAAGGCGCTGCGGACAGGATCGAGAGGACCGGCGACCTGATGGCCGGCCGGCGCGGGCTGGTCATGGGCGTGGCCAACGAGCGCTCGCTCGCCTGGGGCATCGCACGGGCCGCCGTGTCCCAGGGCGCCGAGATCGCCTTCACCTATCAGGATATCGAGGCGATCGCGCGCCGCGCCGCGCCGCTGTGCGAGAGCACCGGCTCGCCCATCGTCATGCCGGCCGACGTCGCCGACCCGGCGGCCATGGACGCGCTGTTCGACCGGATCGGCAGCCTGTGGGGCGGGCTCGATTTCGCCGTCCACTCGCTGGCATTTTCCGACCGGCAGGAGCTGGCCGGCCGCTATATCGACACCAGCCGGGACAATTTCCGCCAGACGCTGGAGATCAGCGCCTATTCCTTCACCGACCTGGCGCGCCGGGCCGAGCCGCTGATGACGGCCAGCGGCGACGGCGGCGGCGATGGGGGCGGCGATGGGGGCGGCGCGCTGCTCACGCTGACCTTCGACGGCTCGAACCGCGTCTTCCGCTCCTACAACGTCATGGGCGTCGCCAAGGCGGCGCTGGAGGCCAGCGTGCGCTATCTCGCCAACGACCTGGGCGGCGCCGGCATCCGGGTGAACGCGCTCTCCGCCGGCCCGATGCGCACGCTTGCCGGCGCCGGCGTCGGCGACGCGCGCTATCTCTACCAGTGGGTCGAGCGCAACGCTGCGCTCCGCCGCAACCCGACGCTGGAGGAGGTCGGCAACACCGGCCTCTACCTGATCTCGCCGCTCAGCGCCGGGGTCAGCGGCGAGGTCCATCATGTCGATTGCGGCTACAACGTCATCGGCATGGGCGTGGTGGATTAG
- a CDS encoding putative toxin-antitoxin system toxin component, PIN family — translation MTPPRLVLDTNVLVSALLFHSGRLSWLRGAWNSGRIRPLAGRETTAELIRVLGYPKFGLSDADRQDILEDYLPFCETVTVPDPPAAVPECRDPFDRPFLELALAGNADALVTGDADLQALADVFTVPILTPAGLKRQLPGNGYTGT, via the coding sequence ATGACGCCGCCGCGCCTGGTCCTCGATACCAACGTTCTTGTCTCGGCGCTTCTGTTTCATTCCGGCCGGCTGTCGTGGTTGCGCGGCGCATGGAACTCCGGACGCATCCGCCCGCTTGCCGGCCGCGAGACGACGGCAGAACTGATCCGCGTGCTCGGCTATCCGAAATTCGGGTTGAGCGACGCCGACCGGCAGGACATCCTCGAAGACTATCTGCCCTTCTGCGAAACCGTGACCGTCCCGGATCCGCCGGCCGCGGTTCCCGAATGCCGCGATCCCTTCGACCGGCCGTTCCTGGAACTGGCGCTCGCCGGCAACGCCGATGCGCTTGTCACCGGCGATGCCGACCTGCAAGCGCTGGCGGATGTCTTCACCGTGCCCATCCTGACCCCGGCCGGCCTCAAGCGGCAGTTGCCCGGCAATGGATACACAGGCACATGA
- a CDS encoding acyl-CoA dehydrogenase family protein — MSRPAADSGLLPDLLSLCRDALEAAEALKDTARRAVAGLVAPGGKVDPALLERQQFAAHGLAWFNTYVAALEQTLAWAERLDAAGRLGETERLILQAGFGEYLAQLKGGIAISQGEVLRPADMGVPETAIAAFGIPAVRTLIGNGNSDAARMRLVALIADTGFGDDGLDDEMLAMIRDQFRRFTDEKIAPHAHGWHVEDVLIPMDVVNELADLGVFGLTIPEDFGGLGLGKVAMCIVTEELSRGYIGVGSLGTRSEIAGELIRLAGTPAQRDEWLPKIASGAVLPTAVFTEPNTGSDLASLRTRAVRDGDVYRVTGNKTWITHAARTDMMTLLARTDPDRPGYRGLSMFIAPKPRGTDAEPFPAPGMSGGEIHVLGYRGMKEYEIGFDGFEVPADCLLGAAEGEGFKQLMATFESARIQTAARAVGVARNAMELGLAYGRERMQFGKAIYEFPRVAGKIAWMAVETMMVRQLTWFAARQKDSGRRCDIEAGMAKLLAARVAWANADNALQVHGGNGYAQEYEISRVLCDARILNIFEGAAEIQAHIIARGLIERRN; from the coding sequence ATGTCCCGCCCCGCAGCCGACAGTGGCCTGCTTCCCGATCTGCTGTCCCTGTGCCGCGACGCGCTCGAGGCCGCCGAGGCGCTGAAGGACACGGCGCGCCGCGCTGTCGCCGGTCTGGTGGCCCCCGGCGGGAAGGTCGATCCGGCCTTGCTGGAGCGGCAGCAGTTCGCCGCCCACGGCCTGGCCTGGTTCAACACCTATGTCGCAGCGCTGGAGCAAACGCTGGCCTGGGCCGAACGGCTCGACGCCGCCGGGCGGCTCGGCGAAACCGAACGGCTCATCCTCCAGGCCGGCTTCGGCGAATATCTTGCCCAGCTTAAGGGCGGCATTGCGATCAGCCAGGGCGAGGTGCTGCGCCCGGCCGACATGGGCGTGCCCGAGACAGCGATCGCAGCCTTCGGGATACCGGCAGTGCGGACGCTGATCGGAAACGGCAACAGCGACGCGGCCCGGATGCGCCTCGTAGCCCTGATCGCCGATACGGGCTTCGGCGACGACGGGCTGGACGACGAGATGCTGGCTATGATCCGCGACCAGTTCCGCCGCTTCACCGACGAGAAGATCGCGCCCCACGCCCATGGCTGGCATGTCGAGGACGTGCTGATCCCGATGGACGTGGTCAACGAACTGGCGGATTTGGGCGTGTTCGGCCTGACGATCCCGGAGGACTTCGGCGGCCTCGGCCTCGGCAAGGTCGCCATGTGCATCGTCACAGAGGAACTGTCGCGCGGCTATATCGGCGTCGGTTCGCTGGGCACCCGCTCGGAGATCGCCGGCGAGTTGATCCGGCTGGCCGGCACGCCCGCCCAGCGCGACGAATGGCTGCCGAAAATCGCCTCGGGGGCGGTGCTGCCGACCGCCGTGTTCACCGAGCCCAACACCGGCTCCGACCTCGCCAGCCTGCGCACCCGTGCGGTCCGCGACGGCGACGTCTACCGCGTCACCGGCAACAAGACCTGGATCACCCACGCGGCGCGCACCGACATGATGACCCTGCTGGCGCGCACCGACCCGGACCGGCCGGGCTATCGCGGGCTTTCCATGTTCATCGCGCCCAAGCCGCGCGGCACCGATGCCGAGCCCTTCCCGGCGCCGGGCATGTCGGGCGGGGAGATCCACGTCCTCGGCTACCGCGGCATGAAGGAATACGAGATCGGCTTCGACGGTTTCGAGGTGCCGGCGGATTGCCTGCTCGGCGCGGCCGAGGGCGAGGGCTTCAAGCAGCTCATGGCGACCTTCGAGAGCGCGCGCATCCAGACCGCGGCGCGCGCCGTCGGCGTCGCCCGGAACGCCATGGAGCTCGGCCTCGCCTATGGCCGGGAGCGTATGCAGTTCGGCAAGGCGATCTACGAATTCCCGCGGGTTGCCGGCAAGATCGCTTGGATGGCGGTCGAGACCATGATGGTGCGCCAGCTCACCTGGTTCGCCGCGCGCCAGAAGGATAGCGGCCGGCGCTGCGATATCGAGGCCGGCATGGCCAAGCTGCTCGCCGCCCGGGTCGCCTGGGCGAATGCCGACAATGCGCTGCAGGTCCACGGCGGCAACGGCTATGCCCAGGAATACGAAATCAGCCGCGTGCTGTGCGACGCCCGCATCCTCAACATTTTCGAAGGCGCCGCCGAAATCCAGGCCCACATCATCGCCCGGGGTTTGATCGAGCGGCGGAATTAG
- a CDS encoding AbrB/MazE/SpoVT family DNA-binding domain-containing protein translates to MLAKLTAKNQLTLPKAAIAAVDAADYFDVATENGRIVLTPVRVNRAGAVRAKLAELGISETDVADAVAWARSGARSGARSGARSGARSGTHSGE, encoded by the coding sequence ATGCTCGCGAAGCTCACCGCCAAGAACCAGTTGACGCTGCCCAAGGCCGCGATCGCCGCCGTGGACGCCGCCGACTATTTCGATGTGGCCACCGAGAACGGCCGCATCGTGCTCACGCCGGTGCGCGTCAACCGTGCAGGGGCCGTTCGCGCCAAGCTCGCCGAACTCGGGATTTCGGAGACCGACGTAGCCGACGCCGTTGCCTGGGCTCGATCGGGGGCTCGATCGGGGGCTCGATCGGGGGCTCGATCGGGCGCGCGGTCGGGGACGCACTCCGGCGAATGA